From Streptomyces sp. Edi4, one genomic window encodes:
- a CDS encoding M1 family metallopeptidase: MLAALAVTSCTGGVSGTPGAFGTRDPLFPRLGNDGYDVEHYSLDLDYDPASGILTGGATIVARATKDLSAFDLDFAGMRVRDATVDDEPAAVSRAGDELTLRPHEDLTRGETFTARVRYSGRPRTITDADGSKEGWLTQPGGGVLALGEPTGSMAWFPSNNHPSDKATYDIKVTVPDGLRAVSNGELASTVHNGGRTAFSWRVKEPMATYLAMVAIGPYEIDDKKTTKSGIPVYAAIDPAAKERAAGVLAQLPDILTWEEERFGPYPFSSTGVVVAPTKSAGYALETQNRPVMPLDQFDVSTLVHELAHQWFGDSVTPATWRDMWLNEGFAQYSEWLWSEQHGGPSARERFDTEYAKDDGDEIWAYPPASPPTAADVSGRPVYVRGAMVVHKIREAVGDEKFFALLKDWPRVRRHANASTKDFIRFVDEEAGKRLTEVWKTWLYGDGKPDGA, encoded by the coding sequence CTGCTCGCCGCCCTCGCCGTCACGTCCTGCACAGGCGGCGTGAGCGGCACCCCGGGCGCCTTCGGCACCCGGGACCCGCTCTTCCCCCGGCTCGGCAACGACGGTTACGACGTCGAGCACTACAGCCTCGACCTGGACTACGACCCGGCGTCCGGGATCCTCACCGGCGGGGCCACGATCGTGGCCCGGGCCACCAAGGACCTCAGCGCGTTCGACCTCGACTTCGCCGGCATGCGGGTGCGCGACGCCACCGTCGACGACGAGCCCGCCGCCGTCAGCCGGGCCGGCGACGAGCTGACCCTGCGTCCCCACGAGGACCTGACCCGGGGCGAGACGTTCACGGCGCGGGTGCGCTACTCGGGCAGGCCGAGGACCATCACGGACGCCGACGGCTCCAAGGAGGGCTGGCTGACCCAGCCCGGCGGCGGCGTGCTCGCGCTGGGCGAGCCCACCGGCTCGATGGCGTGGTTCCCGTCCAACAACCACCCGAGCGACAAGGCCACGTACGACATCAAGGTGACCGTCCCCGACGGGCTGCGCGCGGTGTCCAACGGCGAGTTGGCGTCCACGGTCCACAACGGGGGCCGCACGGCGTTCAGTTGGCGGGTCAAGGAGCCCATGGCCACCTATCTGGCGATGGTCGCGATCGGCCCGTACGAGATCGACGACAAGAAGACCACCAAGTCCGGCATCCCCGTCTACGCCGCGATCGACCCGGCGGCCAAGGAGCGCGCCGCCGGGGTGCTCGCCCAGCTGCCGGACATCCTCACGTGGGAGGAGGAGCGTTTCGGGCCCTACCCGTTCTCCTCCACCGGCGTGGTCGTCGCACCCACGAAGTCCGCCGGCTACGCCCTGGAGACGCAGAACCGGCCGGTGATGCCGCTCGACCAGTTCGACGTCAGCACCCTGGTGCACGAGCTGGCCCACCAGTGGTTCGGCGATTCCGTCACCCCGGCCACCTGGCGCGACATGTGGCTGAACGAGGGGTTCGCGCAGTACTCGGAGTGGCTGTGGAGCGAGCAGCACGGCGGCCCGAGCGCGCGGGAGCGCTTCGACACGGAGTACGCCAAGGACGACGGCGACGAGATCTGGGCGTATCCGCCCGCGTCCCCGCCGACCGCCGCCGACGTGTCGGGCCGCCCGGTGTATGTGCGCGGCGCCATGGTCGTCCACAAGATCCGGGAGGCCGTCGGCGACGAGAAGTTCTTCGCGCTGCTCAAGGACTGGCCCCGGGTGCGCCGGCACGCCAACGCCTCGACCAAGGACTTCATCCGCTTCGTGGACGAGGAGGCGGGGAAGCGGCTCACGGAGGTATGGAAAACCTGGCTCTACGGGGACGGGAAGCCGGACGGTGCCTGA
- a CDS encoding M4 family metallopeptidase, which produces MVVVGVQAGSTAGAADRVTGATALDLSTAQRADALRTAQDAAPAAAHELGLGAKEQLVVRDVIKDADGTVHTRYERTYDGMPVLGGDLVVHTAKTGAVKGVDKATDAKISVATTASLKAAPTGSRKVVWAASGEPVLAYERTVTGTQPDGTPSRRDIVTDATTGAQLYSHEEIETGIGTSEYSGKVTLGTTKSGSTYSLNDAARGGHKTYDLKGGSSGTGTLFTKSTDTWGNGSPSNRETAAVDAHYGAAETWDFYKTELNRNGIAGNGKAAYSRVHYGNAYVNAFWDDSCFCMTYGDGEGNKKPLTALDVAGHEMSHGLTAATAKLNYSGESGGLNEATSDMFGTSVEFFANNATDKGDYLIGEKIDINGNGTPLRYMDKPSKDGASADYWSSGVGNKDVHYSSGPANHFFYLLSEGSGAKTINGVSYNSPTYDGSKVTGIGRVKAYKIWYKALSTYMTSTTNYKAARTATLKAAGDLYGTTSTEYKTVAAAWTAINVK; this is translated from the coding sequence ATGGTCGTCGTCGGCGTACAGGCCGGCTCCACCGCCGGCGCCGCCGACCGCGTCACCGGCGCGACGGCTCTCGACCTCAGCACCGCCCAGCGCGCCGACGCCCTGCGTACGGCCCAGGACGCGGCGCCCGCCGCCGCCCACGAGCTCGGGCTCGGCGCGAAGGAACAGCTCGTCGTCCGCGACGTGATCAAGGACGCCGACGGCACCGTTCACACCCGTTACGAGCGCACCTACGACGGCATGCCCGTCCTCGGTGGTGACCTCGTCGTTCACACCGCGAAGACCGGCGCCGTCAAGGGCGTCGACAAGGCGACCGACGCGAAGATATCCGTCGCCACCACCGCCTCGCTCAAGGCCGCCCCCACCGGCTCGCGCAAGGTCGTATGGGCCGCCTCGGGCGAGCCCGTCCTGGCCTACGAGCGCACCGTCACGGGCACCCAGCCCGACGGCACGCCGAGCCGCCGCGACATCGTCACCGACGCCACCACCGGCGCCCAGCTCTACTCCCACGAGGAGATCGAGACGGGCATCGGCACCAGCGAGTACTCCGGCAAGGTCACCCTCGGCACCACCAAGAGCGGTTCGACCTACAGCCTCAACGACGCCGCGCGCGGCGGACACAAGACGTACGACCTCAAGGGCGGCAGCTCCGGCACGGGCACGCTGTTCACCAAGTCCACCGACACGTGGGGCAACGGCTCACCGTCCAACCGCGAGACGGCCGCCGTCGACGCGCACTACGGCGCCGCCGAGACGTGGGACTTCTACAAGACCGAGCTGAACCGCAACGGCATCGCGGGCAACGGCAAGGCCGCCTACTCCCGGGTCCACTACGGCAACGCGTACGTCAACGCGTTCTGGGACGACAGCTGCTTCTGCATGACGTACGGCGACGGCGAGGGCAACAAGAAGCCGCTCACCGCGCTCGACGTGGCCGGCCACGAGATGAGCCACGGCCTGACCGCCGCCACCGCCAAGCTGAACTACAGCGGGGAGTCCGGCGGCCTGAACGAGGCCACCAGCGACATGTTCGGCACCTCGGTCGAGTTCTTCGCCAACAACGCCACCGACAAGGGCGACTACCTCATCGGCGAGAAGATCGACATCAACGGCAACGGCACGCCGCTGCGGTACATGGACAAGCCGAGCAAGGACGGCGCGTCGGCCGACTACTGGTCGAGCGGCGTCGGCAACAAGGACGTGCACTACTCGTCCGGCCCGGCCAACCACTTCTTCTACCTGCTGTCCGAGGGCAGCGGCGCGAAGACGATCAACGGCGTGAGCTACAACTCGCCGACGTACGACGGCTCCAAGGTCACCGGGATCGGCCGGGTCAAGGCGTACAAGATCTGGTACAAGGCGCTCTCGACCTACATGACCTCGACCACCAACTACAAGGCCGCGCGCACCGCGACCCTGAAGGCGGCGGGTGACCTGTACGGCACGACCAGCACCGAGTACAAGACGGTGGCCGCCGCCTGGACCGCCATCAACGTGAAGTAA
- a CDS encoding TerD family protein, giving the protein MAVSLSKGGNVSLTKEAPGLTAVTVGLGWDVRTTTGTDFDLDASAIAVTTTGKVYSDGHFVFFNNKSTPDQTIVHTGDNTTGQGEGDDEAINVNLAGLPADVDKIVFPVSIYDAESRSQNFGQVRNAYIRIVNQAGGAEIARYDLSEDAATETAMVFGELYRNGAEWKFRAVGQGYASGLAGIAQDFGVSV; this is encoded by the coding sequence ATGGCTGTAAGCCTGTCCAAGGGCGGCAACGTCTCGCTCACCAAGGAGGCCCCGGGCCTGACCGCCGTCACGGTCGGCCTCGGCTGGGACGTCCGCACCACCACCGGCACGGACTTCGACCTCGACGCGTCGGCCATCGCCGTGACCACGACGGGCAAGGTCTACTCCGACGGCCACTTCGTGTTCTTCAACAACAAGTCCACGCCGGACCAGACCATCGTCCACACCGGCGACAACACCACCGGCCAGGGCGAGGGCGACGACGAGGCCATCAACGTCAACCTCGCGGGCCTGCCCGCCGACGTCGACAAGATCGTCTTCCCGGTCTCCATCTACGACGCCGAGTCCCGCTCGCAGAACTTCGGCCAGGTGCGCAACGCCTACATCCGCATCGTCAACCAGGCCGGCGGCGCCGAGATCGCCCGCTACGACCTGAGCGAGGACGCCGCGACCGAGACCGCGATGGTCTTCGGCGAGCTGTACCGCAACGGCGCGGAGTGGAAGTTCCGCGCCGTGGGCCAGGGGTACGCCTCGGGCCTGGCCGGCATCGCGCAGGACTTCGGCGTCAGCGTCTGA